Below is a window of Jatrophihabitans sp. DNA.
CACCCGGCCGGACATGCCGAGGCTGGCGTGCTCGGGTCCCACCCCGGGGTAGTCCAGACCGGCCGAGATCGAGTGCGCCTCCTTCACCTGCCCGTCGGAGTCCTGCAGCACCTGGGAGTAGAAACCGTGCAGGATTCCGGGCGAGCCGTCGGTCATGGCCGCTCCGCCGGCCGCCTCGACACCCACCATCCTGGCGGAGGTGTCGACGAACCCGGCGAAGGTGCCGGCGGCATTGGAGCCGCCGCCCACACAGGCCACCACCACGTCTGGCACGCCTCGACGCAGCAGGCCGGCGCACTGGCGACGGGCCTCGGTCCCGATGACGCTCTGGAACTCCCGAACCATCCAGGGATAGGGATGCGGTCCCATCACCGAGCCCAGGCAGTAGTACGCCTCATCGACCTGGGACACCCACTGCCGCAACGCTTCACTGCAGGCGTCCTTCAGGGTGCGGCTGCCGCTGGTCACCGGGACGACCTTCGCGCCCAGCAACTCCATCCGGAACACGTTGAGCTGCTGGCGCTCGGTGTCGACCTCGCCCATGTACACCGTGACATCGAGGCCGAGCAGCGCTCCGGCGGTGGCGGTGGCGACGCCGTGCTGGCCGGCGCCGGTCTCGGCCAGCAGGCGCCGCTTGCCCATGCGCTGTGCCAGCAGGGCCTGGCCGATCACATTGTTGATCTTGTGTGAACCGGTGTGGGTGAGGTCTTCCCGCTTGAGCAACAAGTTGATGCCCAGCTCCTGCGACAGCCTGGCCGCCGGGGTCACCGGTGTGGGACGCCCGGCGTAGACCTCCAGGGTCTGGGTGAGCGTGCGTTCGAAGCTCGGGTCCTCGCGGGCCTGGCGGTAGGCCGCCTCCAACTCCTCACAAGCCGGGATCAACGCCTCGGGGACGTAGCGGCCACCGAAGTCCCCGAACCGGCCGAGCGGGCCCGGGTCGGTCATCACCGAACGATCGGCCGCCAGCAGCGTCGAGGAGCCCTGCGGCTCGAACGCCACCGCCTCGGAGGGCAAACCGGACGAGATGTCCATGAATATCACCAGATTCTCTATCTGCGCGTCCCGATCGGACTAGGCTTCGCCACGCCACCTTACCACTGCAAGGGCGCCTAGACTTCTAGAAGGGCTGACCACACTTCGGCTCGTCGGTCACTGCGTCCGGATCGGCGCGGCATGAGGGTGACCACGCCGCGCAGCCGCCGCAGACCAGAGAGAGGACGACTCGGTGCCCAGGGCAGGGATCTCGAAGTACCGGCAGATCAGCCAGGACCTGGCCGCCCGGATCGGAGGGGGCGAGTTCAAGCCGGGCCAGCCGCTTCCCTCGCAGGCATTGCTGAGCAAGGAGTACGGCGTCACCTTGATGACCTTCCGGCAGGCGTTGAGCGTGCTCGAGGCTGACGGTGTGATCGCTCAGCTGCCCGGCCGGGGAACGTTCGTCACGCCGGTGCCGACGCTGGACCTGCGCTCGCTGAACAGCCTGGCAGAGGACCTGCGGGCGCAGGGCGTCGAGCTGGCGACCGTGGTCCTGAGCAGCCGGCGGCGGGCGCTGCCGGCGAGCGCCGCCGCATCGCTGGGCCGGGCCCGTGGTGAGCCGGCCCTGCGGCTGGAGCGGCTGCGCCGGATCGGGCGCCGCCCGGCCGTCCACCAGGTGTCCTGGGTTCCGCTGCCCTGGTCGCAGACGCTGCTGAGCGTCGACTTCGAGCAAGCCTCGCTGTACCGCTCCTTGGAGCAGCGGTGCCAACTGGCGATCGTGCGGGCCACGGAGAGCCTTCGGGCCAGGGCGCTGCCGGCCTCGGTCGCCGCAGCGGTCGGCAAGCCCGCCGGCCGGCCGGTGCTGGTCGCCGAGCGGATCACCTACGACGCCCGTGACACACCTGTCGTCTATGACCTGGCCACGATCGTCGATGACTCGATTTCCATTCTCGCCCGCCGTGCCCAACGCGGCGTCGAGCTGTCCTGGGAGGCCGAATCCTGAGCCGTCACCCCGGCGGCGGACCCCGATCTCCCACGCCCCGGTCGATGTTATGGTGAGGTTTCTTTTGAGACTTCACTCCAGGCGACAGGCTTCGCCAGAGGTGACAGAGGGGGCCCGCGATGATGGACGACGGTCCCGCGGTCGCCGCCGCCGAAGGCGCTCCGGCGGCCCGCCAGCCCGATGACCACCAGCCCGATGGCCACCACGTCGGGCGCGGCATCGAGGCCGGCATCCGGTTGGACTTTCGCGACGAGATGTCCTACGGCGACTACCTGCACCTCGACGAGTTGCTGGGCGCCCAGCATCCCAAGTCACGGCCGGAGGCTCATGACGAGCTGCTGTTCATCATCCAGCACCAGACCAGTGAGCTGTGGCTGAAGCTGCTGCTGCACGAGCTGGACGGCGCCCGCCAGGGGCTGCGCGTAGACGACGTCGGGCTGGCCCTGAAGCGGCTGGCCAGGGTCAAGGGCATCCTGCGCACCCTCACCGATCAGTGGACGATCCTGGCGACTCTGACTCCCAGCGAGTACCTCAGCTTTCGCCACTCGCTGGCCAGTGCGTCAGGTTTTCAGTCCCACCAGTACCGAGCCGTCGAGTTCATCCTCGGCAACAAGAACGCCGGCATGCTCCAGATGTTCGAGAAGAACCCGACTGTCCACGCCCAGCTCACCGAACTGCTCGACTCACCCACGTTGTACGACGAGTTCCTGACCTACCTGGCCCGGCAAGGTCGCCCGGTCCCCGCCGCGGTCCTCGAGCGCGACGTCACGCAGGCGCACCGCTTCACTCCCGAGCTCATCGACACCTTCAAGATCATCTATGACTCGCCGGCTGAGCACTGGAGCGAGTACGAGACCTGCGAGGCACTGGTCGACATCGAGGACGCCTTTCAGTTCTGGCGCTTCCGGCACGTCAAGACGGTGGAGCGGATGATCGGCAAGAAGACCGGCACCGGCGGGTCCAGCGGCGCGGCCTTCCTGCGCAAGGCGCTGGAGCAGACCTTCTTTCCCGAGCTCTACTCGGTGCGCACCGCGCTGGACTGAGCACCGCCTGACTTGTCTCCGGCCTGCGTCGAATGCAACCGGTTGACGACGCTGGTCAGCAGCTCGCCCGGACGAGGGGTGCGGGCCAGCAGGCTGGTGATCACGCTGTGCCGCAGGATGTGGCCGGGGTAGTTGCCGTGCACCTGCCCCAGGCCCTCCATCGGCTCATCGACGTTGTCACGGCCGTTGTCGGGCCGATCCGAGCGCATGGTCTCCTTCCCCAGCCGCCGGATCGACATCAGCGCGTCGGTCAGCGCCGGCGACACCCGCTGTCCCACGTAGAAGCCGACCGCGGCGCCGCCGACCGGAACCTCCCGGGTCGGGTGCTCGGCCGCGCGCGCGATCGCCTCGGCGACGAGTTCGGGGGCGTACAGCGGCGGCGGCGGCTTGGGCATCGATCCCAGCTTGCTGCGGCTGTGCTCGAAGAAGGGCGTGTCGATGGCAGCGGGCAGGATCGTGGTGACCGCGATCGGGGAGCCCTCCTGGGCCAGCTCCATCCGCAAGCTGTCATACAGCGCCCGCACCGCCCACTTGCTCGCGGTGTAAGGCCCGTGCAGCGGCACCGCTCGGATGCCCTCGACCGAGGAGATTCCGATGATCACCCCGCCGCCGGCACGGCGCAGCGCGGGCAGCGCGACGTGCACGCCGTGCACCTGACCGAGGAAGTTGACCCGCATCACCCGGTCGAACTCCGCGTCGGAGATGTCCTCGACACGGCCCAGGACCGCGACCGCGGCCGCGTTGACCCAGGTGTCGATGCGCCCGAATCGCGCCTCGGCCCGCTCGCCGAGCGCCCGCACCTGCTCCGGATCGGCCACGTCGGTGGGCACCGCCAGCGCGAGGCCGCCCTGACTGGCGATCTCCTGGACGAGCGAGTCCAGCGCCGAGACCGTCCGGGCGGCGACCACCACACTCGCGCCACGGCGGGCGAACTCAAGCGCCGTGGCCCGGCCGATACCGCTGGAGGCCCCGACGATCACCACTACTTGCTGAGAGAGTGTCTTTGCCATCAGATGTCCCCGAGGCCGCCGACCGGTGAGCATGTCGTCCCAGCTGACCGGTACCTGGGGTGGCAGGCGGCTGTTGTCACCATAGAACATCGCGGGCTGGGCCCGCTGGCGTCACTGGACGGAGGACTCCGGCGGCGGCAGCTGGAAGGCACGCGCGCCCTCGACGGACTCCACCCCGGGAACGGCGCACAAGTCGTTTTGACACTCATAGGGCGCTGAACCGCAGATGACGCCGACCTCGTTGAGCACCTGATCGACCTGCATGCCGCTGTCGCGCAGCTGGGCGGCGAGTTCCTCGATCTTGTCCAGGTGCGCGTCGTCAACGGTGACCGTTATCGCAGTCATAGCCATGGCGGCATGCTACGCCGCCATCCGGTCACTGCGGAGCCTGCAGAAGCCCGCAGCCGACGTCGGCCGAAGGCAGCCGCATTCGCTGAGCCTGCTGGGTAAGCGTCGTCCACAGGTGGCGCCCGGTGACGTGCCGGGCTTGGGACCACAACGCGGCGACGCCGGCCACATGCGGGGTGGCCATAGAAGTCCCTGAGATGCTGCGGTAGTGCTGGTCGCCGTGCTCGGGCCGGGGCAGGTTCCAGGATGACAGGACCCGCACGCCGGGACCGGCGATGTCGATGTTGCCCCCGTGCACGCCTGCCAGGCTGCGCGCGGAGAAGGCCGCGATCTCCAACTCCTCGTCCAGGGCCGCCACTGCCAGGACCGACGGGCTGTTAGCCGAGATGCCGACGAAGCCGAAGCGCTGCTCAGGCGGCAGTGAGAGCTGATCGCGGCGGGCGTTGTTGCCGGCCGCCGCCACGATCAGGCAGCCCCGGTTGAGCGCCCGGCGACCGACGACCTCATATACCTGAGAGACCTCCGGCACGTCGGCGCCGATGGACATCGAGATGATCTCGGCCCGGTTTGCCACCGCCCAGTTGATGCCGGCGAGGATAGAGGTGTCATCGCCCGAGCCCTGGTCACTGAGCACCTTGCCGACCAGGATCGAGGCCTCGGACGCGCATCCGTAGCGCGGCATGCCGGAGGCCGGGTTCTGCGGCCCGCACGCGGTGCCGACGCAGTGCGTGCCGTGCCCGTGCCCGTCCTCGGCTGTGGCGGCCCCTTGGACGAAGGACTGGGAGGTGATGTCGCGGCCGGCGAAGTCCGGATGGCCGAAGGTGAAACCGGTGTCCAGGACCGCGATCGTGATCCCGGCGCCGAGGAAGGGCGAGGTGGAGACGCAGCTGGCCTGCAACCCCCAGCTGAACTGGGCGTCGTCTGCGAATTTCGGCGCTCGGGCCTCGCGCGCGGAGCTGGCGCCCGCGTCGGCCAGCAGCCGGGCGCTGACGTCGTTGACCCCGTCGCGATAGCCCCGCAGGTACTCATCGCCCCCAGGGCCGCCCAGCGCGTGGTGCACGTACTCCGGTTCCACCGAGACCACCGCGCCACCGGCGGCTGACAGGATCTCGCTCGCCCGGGCCGGATCTGCCGAGACCACGGCCACCCCGAGCTCGCTGAAGATGACCGCGTCGCTGGACTCGGTCTGGGCCACCTGAACCGCCTGGCCCTGGAAGTCCAGGGAGCTGACCACATTCGACACACCGGCCGAGCGCAGGGTCGCGACGTGCGCGCTCTGGTCTCCGGCGTCGGCGAAGGTGACGACCCAGCGACCGGTCTTCTGCGCCGGCCGGTCGACCTCGGCGTTCAAGCCACCCGACGCCTCTGTCGGCTGCTGGTTCTCCGGCAACATCACAACTCCTGGTATCGGCAGCTGGCATATCCATGCCGACGCCTTGAATCCGCCCATGTCACCCGGAGCGCAGCACTCGTCCTAAACCTCGTGAAGCGCGGCGGGCTGCCGATGTTAGGCGATGTGAAAGGCATCAGCAAAGCGCGCCGCAGCACGTTGACCGTGTCGACGGTCGCGGTGCTGGTGACTCTGCTCGTGCTGCCGCTGGGCAGCCATCAGCTCGGAGCGACCACGAGTTACGTCCCAGCGGTGCTGGCCGCGGTGGCCTGCTTCGACATCATGTCGGTCTGGCTGTTGGCCGGGGAGTACCTGGACAGCGGTGACCGCAGGATGCTGGGGATGTCGCTTGCCTACCTGTGGTCGCTGCTGGTGATGGCCGGCTACGCGTTGGCGTTTCCCGGGGTGGTGTCCAGCCATCCGCCGTTGGCCGCCACCGCCTCGGTCGCCCCTTATCTCTACATCGGCTGGCATGTCGGCTTTCCGGTGCTGCTCGGCGCGGCCTGGGCGCCCTGGTCCTTCCTCGATCGGGTCGAGCACCGGCGGCGCTCGTCGATGCTGGTCGGCGCGGTGGCGGCGATGAGCGCCGCGGCGCTGATCGCCGTGGCCGGCTGCGTGGTCTACGCAGAGCACCTGCCGGTGCTCATCCACGGCCTGGACACCAGCAGCATGGCGAAGGTGACCGCCCCCGTGGCGCTGCCACTGGTGATAGCGAGCCTGCTGGTGTGCGCCAGGGCGGTGCGCGGGCGTGTGGGACCTGAGCGCTGGAGCAGCGTCGCGGTGCTGGTCTGCCTCTGCGACCTGTGCCTGACCTACTCCTCGCGCTACCGCTACAGCCTGGGCTGGTACACCGGCAGGACGCTGACCGTGATGGCGTCGGCGATCGTGCTGCTGGCCATGCTGGCCTCGTTCCGGCGGCTGAAGGCCGCCGCCGAATTCCACGCCGCCTACGACGGGCTGACCGGCCTGGCCAACCGGCGCAGCGCCTATGACTCCCTCGCCGCGATGATCGCCCGGTCCCGACGGACCCGCACCACGCTGGCCGTGGTGATGTTCGACCTGGACAGGTTCAAGCAGATCAACGACGGGCACGGCCACGCGGCCGGCGACGAGGTGCTGCGCAGTGTCGCCGGAACCTTGCGCGACACCGTCCGCGACACCGACATCTGCGCCCGGGTGGGCGGCGAGGAGTTCGTGGTGCTGCTGCCCGACGCCGACCTGTCCGACGCCAGGCTGGTCGCCGAGCGGCTGCGGCTGCGGCTGCGCTCCCAGGAGATCGCCGCGATCGGCTCCAGCGTCACGGCCAGCTTCGGCCTCGCCGAGCTGCAGCCGGCAGACGCCAGCGCCGAGAGCCTGCTCCACCGGGCCGACCAGGCGATGTACCTGGCCAAAGCACTGGGCCGCGACCAGGTCGCTGACCGCCCCGACGAAACGGTCAGGCCGCGCCGGCCGCTGGCGGACTCGGCAGCCCCGGCCACCACGCGCACCGGTCGGTGATCGCCCGCCTACTCCCCGTAACCCCGACCCCGGCGCCTCGTTACCTCACCAAAGGACACATCGGTGTCCCCGGACAGGAGGACCAGTGAGTATGTCGATCGGGTTCAAACGAGCACTGGCCGTGGTGGCCAGCGCGGCCGTCATCCCAGTTTTCGTCGCCGTGCCGGCCGCCGACGCCGCGGCGAGCTGGGCGCCAGCCGCTAGCGCGACGATCCATCCGGGCACCCAGATGTTCACCAACGGCGCCCAGTGCACCGCCAACTTCGTCTTCAGCGACGGCGTGTCGACCTACGTCGGCTACGCCGCGCACTGCGCGGGCACCGGCGCTGCGACCGACACCGACGGCTGCTCGACCCAGTCGCTGCCGCTCGGCACCCCGGTCACCTTCAACAAGGGCGCCGGCCTGCTCAGCTCTGGCACCCAGGTCGGCACCGGAACCCTGGCGTACTCGTCCTGGATAGCCATGCGGCAGGCCGGTGAGACCGACCCCGACACCTGCGCCTACAACGACTTCGCCGTGGTCAAGGTGGACGCGCCCTACGTGGGCAACGTGAACCCGTCGGTGCCGTTCTGGGGCGGTCCGGTCGCGCTCAACACCCAGGGCACCGCCACCGGCGACAAGGTCTACAGCTACGGCAACTCCATCTTGCGTGGCGGGATCGAACTGCTCTCGCCCAAGACCGGCCTCAGCCTCGGCGATGAGGGCAACGGCTGGAGCCACACGGTGTAC
It encodes the following:
- a CDS encoding tryptophan 2,3-dioxygenase family protein, coding for MMDDGPAVAAAEGAPAARQPDDHQPDGHHVGRGIEAGIRLDFRDEMSYGDYLHLDELLGAQHPKSRPEAHDELLFIIQHQTSELWLKLLLHELDGARQGLRVDDVGLALKRLARVKGILRTLTDQWTILATLTPSEYLSFRHSLASASGFQSHQYRAVEFILGNKNAGMLQMFEKNPTVHAQLTELLDSPTLYDEFLTYLARQGRPVPAAVLERDVTQAHRFTPELIDTFKIIYDSPAEHWSEYETCEALVDIEDAFQFWRFRHVKTVERMIGKKTGTGGSSGAAFLRKALEQTFFPELYSVRTALD
- a CDS encoding GntR family transcriptional regulator, with amino-acid sequence MPRAGISKYRQISQDLAARIGGGEFKPGQPLPSQALLSKEYGVTLMTFRQALSVLEADGVIAQLPGRGTFVTPVPTLDLRSLNSLAEDLRAQGVELATVVLSSRRRALPASAAASLGRARGEPALRLERLRRIGRRPAVHQVSWVPLPWSQTLLSVDFEQASLYRSLEQRCQLAIVRATESLRARALPASVAAAVGKPAGRPVLVAERITYDARDTPVVYDLATIVDDSISILARRAQRGVELSWEAES
- the trpB gene encoding tryptophan synthase subunit beta, translating into MDISSGLPSEAVAFEPQGSSTLLAADRSVMTDPGPLGRFGDFGGRYVPEALIPACEELEAAYRQAREDPSFERTLTQTLEVYAGRPTPVTPAARLSQELGINLLLKREDLTHTGSHKINNVIGQALLAQRMGKRRLLAETGAGQHGVATATAGALLGLDVTVYMGEVDTERQQLNVFRMELLGAKVVPVTSGSRTLKDACSEALRQWVSQVDEAYYCLGSVMGPHPYPWMVREFQSVIGTEARRQCAGLLRRGVPDVVVACVGGGSNAAGTFAGFVDTSARMVGVEAAGGAAMTDGSPGILHGFYSQVLQDSDGQVKEAHSISAGLDYPGVGPEHASLGMSGRVEYATATDEQVLEAVVTLARMEGILAALESAHALAWIIKAARSGDLAAGSTVLMTLSGRGDKDAGQLMTLLA
- a CDS encoding serine protease, with product MSIGFKRALAVVASAAVIPVFVAVPAADAAASWAPAASATIHPGTQMFTNGAQCTANFVFSDGVSTYVGYAAHCAGTGAATDTDGCSTQSLPLGTPVTFNKGAGLLSSGTQVGTGTLAYSSWIAMRQAGETDPDTCAYNDFAVVKVDAPYVGNVNPSVPFWGGPVALNTQGTATGDKVYSYGNSILRGGIELLSPKTGLSLGDEGNGWSHTVYTVTPGIPGDSGSGFMDPAGNALGTLSTVQLAPLPAANGVGNLARELAYANSHGMPGLSLVPGTEAFAPIV
- a CDS encoding sensor domain-containing diguanylate cyclase, which translates into the protein MSTVAVLVTLLVLPLGSHQLGATTSYVPAVLAAVACFDIMSVWLLAGEYLDSGDRRMLGMSLAYLWSLLVMAGYALAFPGVVSSHPPLAATASVAPYLYIGWHVGFPVLLGAAWAPWSFLDRVEHRRRSSMLVGAVAAMSAAALIAVAGCVVYAEHLPVLIHGLDTSSMAKVTAPVALPLVIASLLVCARAVRGRVGPERWSSVAVLVCLCDLCLTYSSRYRYSLGWYTGRTLTVMASAIVLLAMLASFRRLKAAAEFHAAYDGLTGLANRRSAYDSLAAMIARSRRTRTTLAVVMFDLDRFKQINDGHGHAAGDEVLRSVAGTLRDTVRDTDICARVGGEEFVVLLPDADLSDARLVAERLRLRLRSQEIAAIGSSVTASFGLAELQPADASAESLLHRADQAMYLAKALGRDQVADRPDETVRPRRPLADSAAPATTRTGR
- a CDS encoding S8 family serine peptidase, whose translation is MLPENQQPTEASGGLNAEVDRPAQKTGRWVVTFADAGDQSAHVATLRSAGVSNVVSSLDFQGQAVQVAQTESSDAVIFSELGVAVVSADPARASEILSAAGGAVVSVEPEYVHHALGGPGGDEYLRGYRDGVNDVSARLLADAGASSAREARAPKFADDAQFSWGLQASCVSTSPFLGAGITIAVLDTGFTFGHPDFAGRDITSQSFVQGAATAEDGHGHGTHCVGTACGPQNPASGMPRYGCASEASILVGKVLSDQGSGDDTSILAGINWAVANRAEIISMSIGADVPEVSQVYEVVGRRALNRGCLIVAAAGNNARRDQLSLPPEQRFGFVGISANSPSVLAVAALDEELEIAAFSARSLAGVHGGNIDIAGPGVRVLSSWNLPRPEHGDQHYRSISGTSMATPHVAGVAALWSQARHVTGRHLWTTLTQQAQRMRLPSADVGCGLLQAPQ
- a CDS encoding SDR family oxidoreductase, whose product is MAKTLSQQVVVIVGASSGIGRATALEFARRGASVVVAARTVSALDSLVQEIASQGGLALAVPTDVADPEQVRALGERAEARFGRIDTWVNAAAVAVLGRVEDISDAEFDRVMRVNFLGQVHGVHVALPALRRAGGGVIIGISSVEGIRAVPLHGPYTASKWAVRALYDSLRMELAQEGSPIAVTTILPAAIDTPFFEHSRSKLGSMPKPPPPLYAPELVAEAIARAAEHPTREVPVGGAAVGFYVGQRVSPALTDALMSIRRLGKETMRSDRPDNGRDNVDEPMEGLGQVHGNYPGHILRHSVITSLLARTPRPGELLTSVVNRLHSTQAGDKSGGAQSSAVRTE